One genomic region from Neoarius graeffei isolate fNeoGra1 chromosome 4, fNeoGra1.pri, whole genome shotgun sequence encodes:
- the barhl2 gene encoding barH-like 2 homeobox protein, with the protein MEGSSASSFGIDTILSSAGSCSSALAMMDGDFRAADFRSRATPSPCSDVDAGARSPSSPISVTADPPEPHPVQDSLHHHHLHHHHYHPVAQNPAACAPRTATSSFLIKDILGDGKPLAACAPYSASLAPSPQHQRQHHHTPKAESADCLTPKAEHDEHGGKAEKREDIHNDAKCNGTKEEGDREISSSRDSPPVRAKKPRKARTAFSDHQLNQLERSFERQKYLSVQDRMDLAAALNLTDTQVKTWYQNRRTKWKRQTAVGLELLAEAGSYSALQRMFPSPYFYPPGLLGSVDGTAAAAAAAAAAMYSSVYRNSAPAPHPAASLHRPLVPRVLIHGLGASGQPALNPLGNPVPGTPHPR; encoded by the exons ATGGAAGGATCCAGCGCGTCTAGTTTTGGAATAGACACCATTTTATCCTCCGCCGGTTCTTGCAGCTCGGCGCTGGCGATGATGGACGGAGACTTCCGGGCGGCGGATTTCCGGAGCCGCGCGACACCTTCGCCCTGCTCGGATGTAGACGCGGGTGCGAGGAGCCCTTCGTCCCCGATCTCCGTCACCGCGGACCCTCCCGAACCGCATCCCGTGCAAGAcagtcttcatcatcatcatctccatcaTCACCATTATCATCCGGTGGCCCAGAATCCGGCAGCGTGCGCCCCGCGGACCGCCACCTCCTCTTTTTTGATCAAGGACATTCTGGGCGACGGGAAGCCGCTGGCAGCGTGTGCGCCCTACAGCGCGAGCCTCGCaccctccccgcagcaccagcggcAGCACCATCACACTCCCAAAGCAGAGAGCGCGGACTGTCTCACCCCGAAAGCAGAGCACGACGAGCACGGAGGCAAAGCAGAAAAAAGAGAGGACATTCACAACGACGCCAAATGCAACG GAACAAAAGAAGAAGGTGATCGGGAGATCTCGAGCTCCAGAGACAGTCCTCCTGTACGCGCTAAAAAGCCGCGGAAAGCGCGAACAGCCTTTTCGGACCATCAGCTGAACCAACTGGAGCGCAGCTTCGAGCGCCAGAAGTACCTGAGCGTGCAGGACCGCATGGACCTGGCAGCGGCGCTCAATCTCACCGACACACAGGTCAAGACCTGGTACCAGAACCGACG GACGAAGTGGAAGCGGCAGACGGCTGTGGGTTTGGAGCTACTGGCGGAAGCGGGCAGTTACTCGGCGCTGCAGCGGATGTTTCCGTCACCGTATTTCTACCCGCCGGGGCTCCTCGGGTCTGTGGACGGAACAgcggcggcggcggcggcggcggcAGCAGCGATGTACAGCAGTGTGTACCGGAACAGCGCACCGGCGCCGCATCCCGCAGCCTCTCTGCACAGACCGCTCGTGCCGCGCGTGCTAATTCACGGCCTGGGCGCGAGCGGGCAACCGGCGCTCAACCCGCTGGGGAACCCTGTTCCTGGCACGCCGCATCCtcggtaa